The following are from one region of the Deinococcus sp. Leaf326 genome:
- a CDS encoding restriction endonuclease, whose product MARATRTLNPLHFEDLEPHRFEDLVRQLAYEYRPWSSIEATGRGGADDGIDIRAFEPGSARPLEEGDEDEDLLSVNPGRLWIIQCKRERRIGPAQVRRYVEESVQDPDAPYGFILAAACDFSKKGYDAFRLALIGTGVQEFHLWGKAELEDMLFQPKNDHLLFAYFGISL is encoded by the coding sequence ATGGCCCGTGCCACCCGGACGCTCAACCCCCTGCACTTCGAAGATCTGGAACCTCACCGCTTCGAGGACCTGGTCCGGCAGCTGGCCTACGAGTACCGACCCTGGAGCAGTATCGAGGCTACGGGCCGAGGTGGGGCCGACGATGGCATCGATATCCGGGCGTTCGAGCCGGGCAGTGCACGTCCGTTAGAAGAGGGTGACGAAGACGAGGACCTCCTCTCCGTGAACCCTGGACGGTTATGGATCATCCAGTGCAAGCGGGAGAGACGCATCGGTCCTGCACAAGTCCGGCGCTATGTGGAGGAAAGTGTGCAGGACCCCGACGCGCCTTACGGCTTTATCCTCGCGGCGGCCTGCGACTTCAGCAAGAAAGGCTATGACGCCTTCCGGCTGGCTCTCATCGGGACTGGCGTACAGGAGTTCCATCTGTGGGGCAAGGCTGAGTTGGAAGACATGCTGTTCCAGCCGAAGAATGATCACTTACTCTTCGCATACTTTGGAATCAGTTTATAG
- a CDS encoding NAD(P)/FAD-dependent oxidoreductase: protein MKTYDVAIIGGGPAGLTAAIYTGRANLSTVILEKGLPGGQAIYTGRANLSTVILEKGLPGGQIAQTEEVENYPGFPDPIPGMELAQRMQQQAEKFGAKIEMDEVQGIRHDPTSHPYPFTVAGYGGEYRAKSVILATGANPKRLNVPGEEEFWGRGVSTCATCDGFFYRGKKVVVVGGGDAAVEEGLFLTKFADEVTLIHRRDSLRANKVAQARAFAHPKMKFIWDTVEVTEEIYTSVPMLFAAGDVSDYVYRQLATSVGAGTRAAMTVERSLAALGTGAETSLV from the coding sequence ATGAAGACCTACGATGTCGCCATCATCGGTGGCGGTCCCGCCGGCCTGACGGCGGCCATCTACACGGGCCGCGCCAACCTCTCGACCGTCATTCTGGAAAAGGGGCTGCCCGGCGGCCAGGCCATCTACACGGGCCGCGCCAACCTCTCGACCGTCATTCTGGAAAAGGGGCTGCCCGGCGGCCAGATCGCCCAGACCGAGGAGGTCGAGAACTACCCTGGCTTCCCCGATCCGATTCCGGGCATGGAACTCGCGCAGCGCATGCAGCAGCAGGCCGAGAAGTTCGGCGCGAAGATCGAGATGGACGAGGTGCAGGGCATCCGCCACGACCCCACGTCTCACCCCTATCCCTTCACGGTGGCGGGGTACGGCGGCGAGTACCGCGCCAAGAGTGTGATCCTGGCGACCGGCGCCAACCCCAAGCGCCTGAACGTGCCCGGTGAGGAAGAGTTCTGGGGGCGCGGCGTGAGCACCTGCGCCACCTGTGACGGTTTCTTCTACCGCGGCAAGAAGGTGGTCGTGGTGGGCGGCGGTGACGCGGCCGTCGAGGAAGGCTTGTTCCTGACCAAATTCGCCGACGAGGTCACGCTGATCCACCGCCGCGACAGCCTGCGGGCCAACAAGGTGGCCCAGGCCCGCGCCTTCGCGCACCCCAAGATGAAGTTCATCTGGGACACAGTGGAAGTCACCGAGGAGATCTACACGAGCGTGCCGATGCTGTTCGCGGCCGGCGACGTGAGCGACTACGTGTACCGCCAGCTCGCCACGAGCGTGGGCGCCGGCACCCGCGCCGCCATGACGGTCGAGCGCTCGCTAGCCGCTTTGGGAACCGGAGCTGAGACCTCCTTAGTTTGA
- a CDS encoding metallophosphoesterase — protein sequence MKIAVFGDVHGNRFALDAVVQDIERCEPDAWVNLGDQLFGGADPAGAWQVQQALKAEHGVLEVRGNTDERLGEVLSETTEKREMLTWLHEQLPEGAGAYVAGLPTSVALADGQVLAAHGTPESAWTYLLREQKAWASDEQVLARLGDIKEARVIIVGHSHLEHIRQIGALTVVNAGAVSRQKDGHPSARWVLLEGEAGCWSVSFRRIPYNVEAAARWAEEHAYHGAKEAQQLRTGRGG from the coding sequence ATGAAAATTGCAGTGTTTGGGGATGTCCACGGGAATCGGTTCGCCCTGGATGCTGTGGTACAGGATATCGAGCGGTGTGAACCGGACGCCTGGGTGAACCTTGGGGACCAACTCTTCGGTGGCGCGGACCCCGCTGGGGCATGGCAGGTGCAACAAGCGCTTAAAGCGGAGCACGGCGTGCTGGAAGTCCGGGGAAACACGGATGAACGCCTGGGGGAAGTCCTGAGCGAGACCACAGAGAAGCGCGAGATGTTGACGTGGCTCCATGAACAGCTGCCTGAAGGTGCGGGGGCCTACGTCGCGGGGCTCCCCACCTCCGTTGCTCTGGCGGACGGTCAAGTCCTGGCGGCGCACGGCACGCCCGAGAGTGCCTGGACCTATCTCCTGCGCGAGCAGAAAGCCTGGGCCAGTGACGAGCAGGTGCTGGCGCGCCTGGGAGACATCAAGGAGGCGAGGGTGATCATCGTCGGTCACTCCCACCTGGAGCATATTCGGCAGATCGGTGCCCTCACGGTGGTCAATGCGGGCGCCGTCAGTCGTCAGAAGGATGGTCACCCCTCGGCCCGCTGGGTGCTGCTGGAAGGGGAAGCAGGCTGCTGGAGCGTCTCGTTCCGCCGAATCCCCTACAACGTTGAGGCAGCAGCCCGTTGGGCGGAAGAGCATGCGTATCACGGCGCGAAAGAAGCCCAGCAGCTCCGAACTGGGCGAGGAGGTTGA
- a CDS encoding arsenate reductase ArsC — translation MTQNDPTSKPRVLFICSGNTARSQMAQVLLEHHGGERFEVTSAGLEPGLLNPLTVRVLQEAGFPTAHLNPKSTTPLLKGHFTHVITVCDRAERNCPIFPFAFKREAWPFEDPAAATGSEAERLEVFRRVRNEIDAQVRRWVEEQA, via the coding sequence ATGACCCAGAACGACCCCACCAGCAAACCCCGCGTCCTGTTTATCTGCTCCGGGAATACGGCCCGCTCCCAGATGGCCCAGGTTCTGCTCGAACATCATGGGGGTGAGCGCTTCGAGGTGACGTCTGCCGGGCTGGAACCCGGTCTCCTCAATCCGCTGACCGTGCGCGTCCTGCAGGAAGCTGGATTTCCCACCGCTCATCTGAACCCGAAGAGCACCACTCCACTCCTGAAGGGCCATTTCACCCACGTCATCACCGTCTGCGACCGCGCAGAACGCAACTGCCCGATCTTCCCGTTCGCGTTCAAGCGGGAAGCGTGGCCCTTCGAGGACCCTGCCGCGGCGACAGGCAGCGAGGCGGAGCGGCTCGAAGTGTTCCGCCGAGTTCGCAATGAGATCGACGCGCAAGTGCGACGGTGGGTGGAGGAACAGGCATGA